In Amia ocellicauda isolate fAmiCal2 chromosome 5, fAmiCal2.hap1, whole genome shotgun sequence, a genomic segment contains:
- the ccdc9 gene encoding coiled-coil domain-containing protein 9 isoform X2: MSTALDLKTKEEKDAELDRRIEALRKKNEALVRRYQEIEEDKKRAEQEGIAITTPRKPRPPEAESERRRPEKESLTVTVDLSRPPGEKRVINDRKPLTPRARGGEDGPAGPETPGEPPHGDPAQSPPRRAVSGRLGRGARGGPRLDRREPRPEKTEPRPDRPTWDCEAGPEGAPRTERTPRGGGARRGRGGVQQGGLGPDKKVKEWEEKRRQNIEKMNEEMEKIAEYERGHRGEQGDKNPIRNFLDDPRRCGPVPDGDRKEGSRRHVRNWGGLDFEKVRTSAEWDKEWTSRRTGAKCSDMTMSMTGRERAEYLRWKKEREEIDQERLARHRNATGQWRREWDAQKTETMFKEEAAAAALETPEQQSGRRDDSRRPPKTPTFGDFLGQGRGKEPGHGRGRGRGRSPGKSYSMHDDRWVDEGEREEARPQNKPSAAEKKSGGGGGPRTAPEKPVERQEEGLEEDEDEWEDEGEEEIVGEGEDEEEEEDDDEEAEEQKDKTKSPTATSSSSTTPAPSVPHSRPPPVSPPSGSAPPKGRVSPREQRPTPRRARDNPKVVIPDPQDPHLLQSPEAGKPLSPFSPIDGHQPVMDWGEEMEMQSPRSSLGESPLKAEEIRESPAPPQPAECPPSPPAAPTPIDTQPQSQAAPLPTTTTTPTTTTTTTTTTTTDLPEEMKAPAPVPQEDTQTAVTQPCDQQSESRTQEDLKEVPQAELEQSELEQHKMDEEGDAPVLSECADSFPPSVEAGSSAASPSDLEQEQTQTQSPAEPPEQPASG; this comes from the exons ATG TCCACAGCCCTAGACCTGAAGACGAAGGAGGAGAAGGACGCGGAGTTAGACCGGCGTATTGAGGCCCTGCGCAAGAAGAATGAGGCGTTGGTCAGACGCTACCAG GAGATTGAGGAAGACAAGAAGAGGGCGGAGCAGGAGGGTATTGCCATCACAACGCCACGCAAGCCACGACCCCCAGAGGCAGAGTCTGAGCGAAGGAGACCGGAGAAAGAGAGTCTGACCGTCACCGTGGACCTGTCCAGGCCGCCTGGG GAGAAACGTGTGATCAACGACAGGAAGCCGCTGACTCCTCGAGCTCGAGGGGGGGAGGATGGACCTGCGGGGCCAGAGACCCCTGGTGAGCCCCCCCATGGTGACCCAGCTCagagcccccccaggagagcgGTGTCAGGGCGGCTGGGCAGGGGTGCCAGGGGTGGCCCGCGCCTGGACAGAAGAGAACCACGACCTGAAAAGACAGAGCCCCGCCCAGATCGGCCTACCTGGGACTGTGAAGCGGGACCGGAGGGGGCGCCCAGGACAGAGCGTActcccaggggagggggggCCAGGAGAGGCCGGGGGGGTGTGCAGCAGGGTGGTCTGGGGCCAGACAAGAAGGTTAAG gagtgggaggAGAAGAGACGGCAGAACATTGAGAAGATGAATGAGGAGATGGAGAAAATTGCAGAGTACGAGAGAGGTCACAGG GGGGAACAAGGGGACAAGAACCCCATCCGTAATTTTCTGGATGACCCACGGCGCTGTGGCCCGGTGCCAGATGGAGACAGAAAGGAGGGGAGCCGGCGGCACGTCCGCAACTGGGGGGGGCTGGACTTCGAGAAAGTGAGGACCAGTGCCGAGTGGGACAAGGAGTGGACG AGCCGGCGCACTGGTGCGAAGTGCTCTGACATGACCATGTCGATGACGGGCAGGGAGCGGGCGGAGTACCTGCGCTGGAAGAAGGAGCGCGAGGAGATTGACCAGGAGCGCCTGGCGAGGCACCGCAACGCCACGGGACAGTGGAGGAGGGAGTGGGATGCACAGAAGACGGAGACCAT gTTTAAAGAGGAGGCGGCTGCAGCTGCTCTAGAGACCCCAGAGCAACAGAGCGGCAGGAGAG ACGACTCACGGAGGCCCCCCAAAACACCAACGTTTGGTGATTTCTTGGGTCAGGGCCGGGGGAAGGAACCAGGCCATGGGCGGGGCCGGGGGAGGGGCAGGTCACCTGGGAAAAGCTACAG CATGCATGATGACCGATGGGTggatgaaggagagagagaggaagcaaGGCCTCAGAATAAG CCAAGCGCTGCCGAGAAAAAGAGTGGAGGTGGTGGGGGGCCGCGGACAGCACCAGAGAAGCCGGTGGAGCGGCAGGAGGAGGGGCTTGAGGAAGATGAGGATGAGTGGGAGGACGAAGGGGAGGAGGAGATtgtgggagagggggaggatgaggaggaggaggaggacgacgaCGAAGAGGCAGAGGagcaaaaagacaaaacaaaatcgcCAACGGCAACATCATCTTCATCAACTACCCCTGCTCCCTCTGTCCCCCACTCTCGGCCTCCTCCTGTCTCACCACCATCAGGCTCCGCCCCCCCCAAGGGCAGGGTGAGCCCCCGTGAACAGCGACCCACTCCCCGCAGAGCCAGGGACAACCCCAAAGTTGTCATCCCTGACCCCCAAGACCCCCACTTATTGCAGTCCCCTGAGGCAGGCAAGCCCCTCAGCCCATTCTCCCCCATCGATGGGCACCAGCCTGTGATGGACTGGGGGGAGGAGATGGAGATGCAGTCCCCTCGCAGCAGCCTGGGGGAGAGCCCCCTGAAGGCCGAGGAAATCAGGGAGAGTCCCGCTCCCCCACAGCCTGCAGAGTGCCCCCCCAGTCCCCCCGCCGCCCCGACTCCCATAGACACGCAGCCACAGAGCCAGGCAgcccccctccccaccaccaccactactcctactactactactactaccaccaccaccaccaccaccgacCTCCCAGAGGAGATGAAAGCCCCAGCCCCTGTGCCACAGGAAGACACACAGACCGCAG TGACGCAGCCATGTGACCAGCAATCTGAATCACGGACACAGGAAGATCTCAAAGAGGTGCCGCAGGCAGAATTGGAGCAGTCGGAACTGGAACAGCACAAGATGGATGAAGAAGGGGATGCCCCTGTCCTGTCAGAGTGCGCAGACTCCTTTCCCCCAAGTGTGGAAG CTGGTTCCAGTGCTGCCAGCCCCTCCGACTTGGAGCAGGAGCAGACACAGACCCAGAGCCCAGCAGAACCCCCAGAACAGCCGGCCTCAG GTTGA
- the ccdc9 gene encoding coiled-coil domain-containing protein 9 isoform X1, producing MSTALDLKTKEEKDAELDRRIEALRKKNEALVRRYQEIEEDKKRAEQEGIAITTPRKPRPPEAESERRRPEKESLTVTVDLSRPPGQEKRVINDRKPLTPRARGGEDGPAGPETPGEPPHGDPAQSPPRRAVSGRLGRGARGGPRLDRREPRPEKTEPRPDRPTWDCEAGPEGAPRTERTPRGGGARRGRGGVQQGGLGPDKKVKEWEEKRRQNIEKMNEEMEKIAEYERGHRGEQGDKNPIRNFLDDPRRCGPVPDGDRKEGSRRHVRNWGGLDFEKVRTSAEWDKEWTSRRTGAKCSDMTMSMTGRERAEYLRWKKEREEIDQERLARHRNATGQWRREWDAQKTETMFKEEAAAAALETPEQQSGRRDDSRRPPKTPTFGDFLGQGRGKEPGHGRGRGRGRSPGKSYSMHDDRWVDEGEREEARPQNKPSAAEKKSGGGGGPRTAPEKPVERQEEGLEEDEDEWEDEGEEEIVGEGEDEEEEEDDDEEAEEQKDKTKSPTATSSSSTTPAPSVPHSRPPPVSPPSGSAPPKGRVSPREQRPTPRRARDNPKVVIPDPQDPHLLQSPEAGKPLSPFSPIDGHQPVMDWGEEMEMQSPRSSLGESPLKAEEIRESPAPPQPAECPPSPPAAPTPIDTQPQSQAAPLPTTTTTPTTTTTTTTTTTTDLPEEMKAPAPVPQEDTQTAVTQPCDQQSESRTQEDLKEVPQAELEQSELEQHKMDEEGDAPVLSECADSFPPSVEAGSSAASPSDLEQEQTQTQSPAEPPEQPASG from the exons ATG TCCACAGCCCTAGACCTGAAGACGAAGGAGGAGAAGGACGCGGAGTTAGACCGGCGTATTGAGGCCCTGCGCAAGAAGAATGAGGCGTTGGTCAGACGCTACCAG GAGATTGAGGAAGACAAGAAGAGGGCGGAGCAGGAGGGTATTGCCATCACAACGCCACGCAAGCCACGACCCCCAGAGGCAGAGTCTGAGCGAAGGAGACCGGAGAAAGAGAGTCTGACCGTCACCGTGGACCTGTCCAGGCCGCCTGGG CAGGAGAAACGTGTGATCAACGACAGGAAGCCGCTGACTCCTCGAGCTCGAGGGGGGGAGGATGGACCTGCGGGGCCAGAGACCCCTGGTGAGCCCCCCCATGGTGACCCAGCTCagagcccccccaggagagcgGTGTCAGGGCGGCTGGGCAGGGGTGCCAGGGGTGGCCCGCGCCTGGACAGAAGAGAACCACGACCTGAAAAGACAGAGCCCCGCCCAGATCGGCCTACCTGGGACTGTGAAGCGGGACCGGAGGGGGCGCCCAGGACAGAGCGTActcccaggggagggggggCCAGGAGAGGCCGGGGGGGTGTGCAGCAGGGTGGTCTGGGGCCAGACAAGAAGGTTAAG gagtgggaggAGAAGAGACGGCAGAACATTGAGAAGATGAATGAGGAGATGGAGAAAATTGCAGAGTACGAGAGAGGTCACAGG GGGGAACAAGGGGACAAGAACCCCATCCGTAATTTTCTGGATGACCCACGGCGCTGTGGCCCGGTGCCAGATGGAGACAGAAAGGAGGGGAGCCGGCGGCACGTCCGCAACTGGGGGGGGCTGGACTTCGAGAAAGTGAGGACCAGTGCCGAGTGGGACAAGGAGTGGACG AGCCGGCGCACTGGTGCGAAGTGCTCTGACATGACCATGTCGATGACGGGCAGGGAGCGGGCGGAGTACCTGCGCTGGAAGAAGGAGCGCGAGGAGATTGACCAGGAGCGCCTGGCGAGGCACCGCAACGCCACGGGACAGTGGAGGAGGGAGTGGGATGCACAGAAGACGGAGACCAT gTTTAAAGAGGAGGCGGCTGCAGCTGCTCTAGAGACCCCAGAGCAACAGAGCGGCAGGAGAG ACGACTCACGGAGGCCCCCCAAAACACCAACGTTTGGTGATTTCTTGGGTCAGGGCCGGGGGAAGGAACCAGGCCATGGGCGGGGCCGGGGGAGGGGCAGGTCACCTGGGAAAAGCTACAG CATGCATGATGACCGATGGGTggatgaaggagagagagaggaagcaaGGCCTCAGAATAAG CCAAGCGCTGCCGAGAAAAAGAGTGGAGGTGGTGGGGGGCCGCGGACAGCACCAGAGAAGCCGGTGGAGCGGCAGGAGGAGGGGCTTGAGGAAGATGAGGATGAGTGGGAGGACGAAGGGGAGGAGGAGATtgtgggagagggggaggatgaggaggaggaggaggacgacgaCGAAGAGGCAGAGGagcaaaaagacaaaacaaaatcgcCAACGGCAACATCATCTTCATCAACTACCCCTGCTCCCTCTGTCCCCCACTCTCGGCCTCCTCCTGTCTCACCACCATCAGGCTCCGCCCCCCCCAAGGGCAGGGTGAGCCCCCGTGAACAGCGACCCACTCCCCGCAGAGCCAGGGACAACCCCAAAGTTGTCATCCCTGACCCCCAAGACCCCCACTTATTGCAGTCCCCTGAGGCAGGCAAGCCCCTCAGCCCATTCTCCCCCATCGATGGGCACCAGCCTGTGATGGACTGGGGGGAGGAGATGGAGATGCAGTCCCCTCGCAGCAGCCTGGGGGAGAGCCCCCTGAAGGCCGAGGAAATCAGGGAGAGTCCCGCTCCCCCACAGCCTGCAGAGTGCCCCCCCAGTCCCCCCGCCGCCCCGACTCCCATAGACACGCAGCCACAGAGCCAGGCAgcccccctccccaccaccaccactactcctactactactactactaccaccaccaccaccaccaccgacCTCCCAGAGGAGATGAAAGCCCCAGCCCCTGTGCCACAGGAAGACACACAGACCGCAG TGACGCAGCCATGTGACCAGCAATCTGAATCACGGACACAGGAAGATCTCAAAGAGGTGCCGCAGGCAGAATTGGAGCAGTCGGAACTGGAACAGCACAAGATGGATGAAGAAGGGGATGCCCCTGTCCTGTCAGAGTGCGCAGACTCCTTTCCCCCAAGTGTGGAAG CTGGTTCCAGTGCTGCCAGCCCCTCCGACTTGGAGCAGGAGCAGACACAGACCCAGAGCCCAGCAGAACCCCCAGAACAGCCGGCCTCAG GTTGA